A stretch of DNA from Acidovorax carolinensis:
TCATCCCCAGGAGCCATCCCTACATCCAAAACTTCTTCGCTCATCGTCAAGAGCTGGGAGGTCTTGGCAACGCTGTGCGCATCGCCGTCGCCACAACAGGTGAGTCCATCTATGACCCAAACTATCTAAAGGTACTTCAGCAGTTAAGCGACGAGGCCTTTTTGCTCCCTGGCGTTGACAGGCGCAATATGAAGTCGCTGTGGACTCCGAATACGCGATGGGTCGGCGTCACCGAGGAGGGCATGGATGGCGGTCCAGTCATCCCGGATGGCTACGACGGGTCGCCTACAAGCCTTGCCACGGTGCGTTTGAACATCGAGCGCAGCAACGAGATCGGTCAACTGGTCGCGTTGGATCAACGTTCTTCAATCGTCTATCTGCCCTTGTTGTCAAAAGACGCGAACGGTGTTCCGCTGGATTACGCTGATGTTTCTGATGCGCTGGAGACGCTCAGGGTCAAATATCAGAGTGATGGGATCAGTATTCACATCACCGGATTCGCGAAGGTCATGGGTGACCTGATTGAGGGTATTTGGCAGATGCTAGGATTCTTCGTCGCTGCCGTGCTCATCACGACGGCCATGCTCTATGCCTACACGCGTTGCGTGCGCAGTGCAGTGCTGGTTGTCAGTTGTTCGCTGGTTGCCGTGCTGTGGCAACTGGGGTTGATGCCCTTGTTGGGCTACGAGTTGGACCCCTACTCCGTGCTGGTTCCGTTCCTTGTCTTTGCGATCGGCATGAGTCATGGTGCTCAGAAAATGAATGGCATCATGCAGGATATAGGGCGTGGTGCGAATAGCTTGGTTGCTGCGCGCTACACTTTCAGGCGCCTTTTTCTTGCGGGACTGACTGCGCTGCTGTGCGATGCCGTTGGCTTCGGCGTCTTGATGGTGATCGATATTGAGGCGATCCGAGATCTGGCTTTCATTGCCAGCCTTGGCGTTGCAGTATTGGTCTTCACCAACCTGATACTGTTGCCGATACTGCTGAGTTATGTGGGCGTAAGTCCAGGAGCTGCTCAACTCAGTCTGACGGAAGAGTTGGCGAACCAGCGGAGCGGGGCACGACATCCGTTATGGAGACTGTTGGACTTGTTCACCCAGCGACGCTGGGCGGCAGGCGCCGTTGCGGTCTCACTGCTCGTTGGTACAGGTGGACTCGTGGTTGCGCAGCGCTTGAAGATCGGTGATTTGGAGTCTGGTGCACCTGAGTTGCGTGCCGACAGTCGCTATAACCGTGACAACACTTACATGACCGCACACTATGGAGCCAGCAGCGATGCCTTTGCAGTGATGGTCAAGACGCCAGACGGCGAGTGCAGCCAATATGACACCTTGATGAGGGTTGATGCGCTGGAGTGGAAAATGCGTGCTTTGCCGGGGGTGGAGGACACGAACTCTTTGGCATTACTGAGTCGGCGTGTGTTAGCAGGGTTGAATGAAGGCAGTACCAAGTGGTATGAGTTGATCAACAGCCAGTCGATGCTCAACACGATCACTTCCGGGGCACCCCGCGGCCTTTACAACGATACCTGCAGCTTGTTGACGCTGACGGCCTACCTGAAGGACCATAAAGCCGACACACTAACTTCCCTCGTCAACGAGGTGGAGGGCTTTGCCAAAGAAAACAACACTGAGCAAGTCCAGTTTCTTCTCGCCGCCGGCAATTCCGGCATTGATGCGGCGACGAACATTGTCGTCAGGGATGCGAACCGCGAGATGCTGTTTTGGGTCTACGGCGCGGTGATCGTTCTGTGTGCTATCACCTTCCGCTCTTGGCGTGCGGTGCTGTGTGCTGTGTTGCCGCTGATTCTGACCTCGGTGCTGTGCGAGGCTTTGATGGTAGCGCTGAACATTGGTGTGAAAGTGGCTACATTGCCCGTGATCGCATTGGGGGTGGGCATCGGGGTGGACTATGCGCTCTACGTCATGAGCATTCTTCTGGCGAGATTGAAGGTTGGCGATAGCCTCTCCGAGGCTTACTACCAATCGTTGCTCTTCACGGGAAAGGTTGTACTCCTGACTGGTGTCACGCTTGCCTTGTGCGTTGTCACCTGGGTGGTTAGTCCCATCAAGTTTCAGGCTGATATGGGACTCTTGCTCGCCTTTATGTTTGTGGGCAACATGATCGGAGCACTGGTGTTGCTGCCCGCGCTCGCACATTTTTTATTAAA
This window harbors:
- a CDS encoding efflux RND transporter permease subunit — protein: MSVVNQTVSKDERTPLTDFDPRSGSAIERALFNHRQLILLFCAVLTVVLGWSASNLRVNASFEKIIPRSHPYIQNFFAHRQELGGLGNAVRIAVATTGESIYDPNYLKVLQQLSDEAFLLPGVDRRNMKSLWTPNTRWVGVTEEGMDGGPVIPDGYDGSPTSLATVRLNIERSNEIGQLVALDQRSSIVYLPLLSKDANGVPLDYADVSDALETLRVKYQSDGISIHITGFAKVMGDLIEGIWQMLGFFVAAVLITTAMLYAYTRCVRSAVLVVSCSLVAVLWQLGLMPLLGYELDPYSVLVPFLVFAIGMSHGAQKMNGIMQDIGRGANSLVAARYTFRRLFLAGLTALLCDAVGFGVLMVIDIEAIRDLAFIASLGVAVLVFTNLILLPILLSYVGVSPGAAQLSLTEELANQRSGARHPLWRLLDLFTQRRWAAGAVAVSLLVGTGGLVVAQRLKIGDLESGAPELRADSRYNRDNTYMTAHYGASSDAFAVMVKTPDGECSQYDTLMRVDALEWKMRALPGVEDTNSLALLSRRVLAGLNEGSTKWYELINSQSMLNTITSGAPRGLYNDTCSLLTLTAYLKDHKADTLTSLVNEVEGFAKENNTEQVQFLLAAGNSGIDAATNIVVRDANREMLFWVYGAVIVLCAITFRSWRAVLCAVLPLILTSVLCEALMVALNIGVKVATLPVIALGVGIGVDYALYVMSILLARLKVGDSLSEAYYQSLLFTGKVVLLTGVTLALCVVTWVVSPIKFQADMGLLLAFMFVGNMIGALVLLPALAHFLLKPMVLKPIN